Within the Streptomyces vilmorinianum genome, the region CGTCCAGGGCGGTGAGCCCGTACAGCCGGGACCGCTTGCGCAGTTCGCCGACGGTCTCGACGAGCCGCTCGTTGCCCGCGAGGCCGAGCAGCGTGAGGTGGAACTGCCGGTCCGCCTCCAGGTAGCCGATGAGGTCGTGGTCCCGGGCCGCGCGCACGATCGCCTCGGCGACCGGCCGCAGCGCCTCCAGGTCCTCGCGGGCGGCGGTCCTGGCGACCCGGCCGACGACGGGGATCTCGATGAGCGCGCGGATCTCGGTGTACTGGTCGAGGTCGCGTTCGTCCACCTCGGTGACCCGGAACCCCTTGTTGCGGACCGGCTCGACCAGCCCCTCGCGCGCGAGGTCGAGCATCGCCTCGCGCACGGGGGTGGCGGAGATGCCGAAGTCCTCGGCGAGCGCCGGCGCGGAGTACACCACGCCGGGCCGCAGCTCGCCCGAGATCAGGGCGGCGCGCAGGGCATGGGCGACCTGGTCGCGCAGCCGCTCCCGGGAGGCGTTGAGGTCGCGGTGCTTCAGGTGCCCCATGGCGACGGTGATCCCTTCGTTCGGGTTTGGACCACCACCGTACAATGTCACGTTGTCCTCGCAGGTGACAGGGTGTACGTGCGACTCGACGTGTAGAACTCCAGAGCGGCCCGGCCCTGTTCGCGCGGACCGTGGCTGGACTCCTTCGCCCCGCCGAACGGCAGATGGAAGTCCACGCCGCTGGAGGGGGCGTTGATCCGGATCATGCCGGTGTCGAGCGCGTCGAGGCCGTGCAGGGCCGTGTCCAGATCGGCCGTGTGGACCGAGGTGACCAGACCGTACGGCACGGAGTTGGTGATCCGCACCGCTTCGGCGAGATCGTCGGCCGACAGCAGGGCCGCGATCGGGCCGAAGACCTCCTCGCGCAGCAGCCGGTGGTCCGCCGCGGCCTTCTCGACCAGGGTCGGGGCCGCGTACCAGCCGGGTCCGGCCGGCATGGTGCCGCCCGCGAGGACGGGCAGACCCTGCCAGGCCTCGCCGACCCGGTCGCGCGCCCGCTCGTCGATGAGGGGCCCGCAGACGGTGGCCGGGTCGGCGGGGTCGCCGACCGGAACGGCGCGCAGCGCCTCGGTGAGCGCCTCGCGCAGGGGGTCGAGCGCGGCGCCGACGGCGATCACCCTGCTGGTGGCGGTGCACTTCTGCCCCGCGTACCCGGCGAGGGCGGCGGTGATGTCGGCCGCGGCCCGCTCGATGTCGGCGTCCGGCAGCACGATCGCCGCGTTCAGGCCGCCCATCTCGGCCTGGACGGGGATGCCCCGCGCCGTGGCGCGCGCCGCGACGGCCTGGCCGACGAAGGTCGAGCCGGTGAAGGAGACGACGTCGGCGGCGGAGACGAGCGCCCCGCCCTCGGTCGCTCCGCCGGGCAGGAGCGTGAACACCCCCTCGGGGAGCGCCTTCTCGACGATCTCCGCGAGGCGCAGGGCGCAGGCGGTGGCCTCGGGGGCGGGCTTGAGGACGACGCTGTTGCCGACGGCGAGCGCCGGGGCGGCCTTCCAGCTCGGGATGGCGAAGGGGAAGTTCCAGGGGGTGATCAGGCCCGCGACGCCGTGCGGACGGCGGCGGGTGAGCAGCAGTCCGGGGCCGGCGGCCGTCTCGTGGACGGTGCCGGTGGGCTCGTAGGGGGCCTGGGCGTAGTAGCGCCAGATCGCGACGGTCCGCGCGACCTCCGCCCTGGCCTCGGCGACCGGCTTGCCGACCTCGCGCACGGCGAGGTCGGCCAGTTCGGCCGAGGCCGCGTCGAAGGCGGACGCGACGGCGCCGAGGGCGGCGGAGCGTGCCGCCGCCCCGCCGCGCAGCCACGCGGTCTGGGCGGTGCGCGCCCGCTCGACGGCGTC harbors:
- a CDS encoding aldehyde dehydrogenase family protein, translating into MTTDPTGVVTLTSRNPADPADVLLSIPAPGAFAVADAVERARTAQTAWLRGGAAARSAALGAVASAFDAASAELADLAVREVGKPVAEARAEVARTVAIWRYYAQAPYEPTGTVHETAAGPGLLLTRRRPHGVAGLITPWNFPFAIPSWKAAPALAVGNSVVLKPAPEATACALRLAEIVEKALPEGVFTLLPGGATEGGALVSAADVVSFTGSTFVGQAVAARATARGIPVQAEMGGLNAAIVLPDADIERAAADITAALAGYAGQKCTATSRVIAVGAALDPLREALTEALRAVPVGDPADPATVCGPLIDERARDRVGEAWQGLPVLAGGTMPAGPGWYAAPTLVEKAAADHRLLREEVFGPIAALLSADDLAEAVRITNSVPYGLVTSVHTADLDTALHGLDALDTGMIRINAPSSGVDFHLPFGGAKESSHGPREQGRAALEFYTSSRTYTLSPARTT
- a CDS encoding GntR family transcriptional regulator, with product MGHLKHRDLNASRERLRDQVAHALRAALISGELRPGVVYSAPALAEDFGISATPVREAMLDLAREGLVEPVRNKGFRVTEVDERDLDQYTEIRALIEIPVVGRVARTAAREDLEALRPVAEAIVRAARDHDLIGYLEADRQFHLTLLGLAGNERLVETVGELRKRSRLYGLTALDERGELIPSAEEHLELLDLMLAGDAKGAERCMKRHLGHVRSLWAKSERAAETAG